From a region of the Nonlabens dokdonensis DSW-6 genome:
- a CDS encoding amidohydrolase family protein, whose protein sequence is MKRILSLMLLACFSLQAQEYFPNNDDISAVSHITRVIKNANIVTSPGKMITNGTIIIKNGKIEAIGNNVTIPKNAVVEDAGGNYIYPSFIEPYGDVAMKTPPRAPGSSVAQYDEGRKGYYWNDHIRAEQSAMNFYEYDEKEAQKFIDAGYGTLQTHLHDGIARGNGMLIALDNEGTNAERILKQESGNFFSLSKSRQSRQSYPTSLMGTLALLRQTHFDADWYANGHSKTKDLSLEALNAKKNLVQIIEAGNKKNVLRVDKLGDRVGKQFVIVGGEDSYEMIDDIKATNASLIVPINFPDAYDVSNPNLEWFVNLGDMREWKQAPGNLMMLSKAGITYAITTKDLKSPAELMKNLKRAIEYGLTEDQALAALTTTPASILQVSNMVGTLEKGKLANFIMTSDKLFEDDTVIYENWVKGSKHILKDRTTKDIDGDYTTTIGGTTYDLAIKGKGKKVTVKIDSTTLGSKITYDGDWINIVTTQKDAEDKAYTRFLATSENEQLTGTAYLTNGNEVRFTAVKAEETKDESKSKDEDKDESIAEMGTMTFPNIGYGSISKPQEETVLYRNATVWTNEEEGILENTDVLVKDGKISKIGKNLSAGSARVVDATGKHLTSGIVDEHSHIAIDNGVNEAGHNSTAEVTIEDVVDHEDINIYRDLAGGVTTSQLLHGSANPIGGRSAIIKLKWGYKADEMIYDNSPKFIKFALGENVKQSRYQYGVRFPQTRMGVEQVFEDYFSRAREYANSKGKSDFRYDEEMEVLLEILESERFVSCHSYVQSEINMLMKVAEKHGFRINTFTHILEGYKVADKMAEHGAGGSTFSDWWAYKYEVNDAIPYNGAIMHSQGVLTAFNSDDAEMSRRLNQEAAKAVKYGGVSEEEAWKFVTLNPAKLLHIDDRTGSIKKGKDADLVLWNTNPLSVTAKPEITMIDGIVFFELVRDLRFRESIKKERQQLVNEMILAKNKGMKTQTPKKKDKGLYECETIHW, encoded by the coding sequence ATGAAAAGAATACTATCTCTCATGCTTTTGGCTTGCTTTTCTTTGCAGGCACAAGAGTATTTCCCTAACAATGATGACATTAGCGCGGTAAGTCATATCACTCGCGTTATAAAAAATGCCAATATTGTTACGAGTCCAGGAAAAATGATCACTAATGGTACCATAATTATCAAAAATGGTAAGATTGAAGCCATAGGTAATAATGTTACCATTCCTAAAAACGCTGTTGTAGAAGATGCTGGCGGTAATTATATCTATCCATCCTTTATTGAACCATACGGTGATGTGGCGATGAAAACTCCACCTAGAGCGCCAGGAAGCAGTGTTGCTCAATATGATGAAGGTCGAAAAGGCTACTACTGGAATGATCACATCAGAGCAGAGCAAAGCGCCATGAATTTCTATGAATATGATGAAAAAGAAGCTCAGAAATTTATAGATGCTGGCTATGGTACATTACAAACACATTTACACGACGGTATTGCTCGTGGTAATGGTATGTTGATTGCTCTAGATAATGAAGGCACTAATGCCGAGCGTATTTTAAAACAAGAGAGTGGTAATTTCTTTTCTCTTTCTAAAAGCCGTCAGTCCAGACAGTCTTACCCTACTTCTTTAATGGGGACACTTGCATTGCTACGTCAGACTCACTTTGATGCAGACTGGTATGCAAACGGTCATTCTAAAACCAAAGACCTTTCTTTAGAGGCTTTGAATGCAAAGAAAAATCTAGTTCAAATTATTGAGGCGGGAAACAAGAAAAATGTTTTAAGAGTTGATAAACTAGGTGATCGCGTAGGAAAGCAATTTGTTATCGTAGGTGGTGAAGACTCTTATGAAATGATAGACGATATAAAAGCAACTAATGCCTCTTTAATTGTTCCTATCAATTTCCCTGATGCTTATGATGTTTCTAATCCTAATCTAGAATGGTTTGTGAATTTAGGAGACATGAGAGAATGGAAACAAGCTCCAGGTAATTTAATGATGCTTTCTAAAGCTGGTATTACTTATGCCATTACTACAAAAGATCTTAAATCGCCGGCTGAATTGATGAAAAATCTTAAAAGAGCTATAGAATATGGCCTTACGGAAGATCAAGCTCTTGCTGCCTTGACTACTACTCCTGCAAGTATCTTACAAGTGAGTAATATGGTTGGAACTTTAGAAAAAGGAAAGCTAGCCAATTTTATTATGACCTCAGATAAATTATTTGAAGACGATACTGTTATTTATGAGAATTGGGTAAAAGGATCTAAACACATATTAAAAGATAGAACGACAAAGGATATCGATGGTGACTATACTACCACTATCGGTGGAACTACCTACGACCTTGCGATTAAAGGAAAAGGAAAAAAGGTTACTGTGAAAATTGATAGTACAACATTAGGGTCAAAGATTACTTATGATGGTGACTGGATCAATATCGTTACTACTCAAAAAGATGCTGAAGATAAAGCCTACACTCGTTTTCTAGCAACTTCTGAAAATGAGCAGCTCACTGGAACAGCATACTTGACTAACGGTAATGAGGTTCGTTTTACAGCTGTGAAGGCAGAAGAAACTAAAGATGAATCCAAGTCAAAAGATGAGGATAAAGATGAATCTATAGCTGAAATGGGAACGATGACCTTTCCTAATATTGGCTACGGTAGTATTTCAAAACCTCAAGAGGAAACTGTTTTGTATCGCAATGCAACCGTTTGGACTAACGAAGAAGAAGGAATCCTAGAAAATACAGACGTACTTGTAAAAGATGGAAAGATTTCTAAAATCGGTAAAAACTTAAGCGCAGGAAGCGCACGTGTTGTAGACGCAACAGGTAAACACTTAACCTCAGGTATTGTCGATGAACATTCTCATATAGCCATTGATAACGGAGTAAACGAGGCAGGACACAATTCTACTGCAGAGGTTACCATAGAAGACGTGGTAGACCATGAAGATATCAACATTTATCGTGATCTTGCAGGTGGCGTAACTACTTCTCAACTCCTGCATGGTAGTGCAAACCCTATAGGTGGACGTAGTGCGATCATTAAACTAAAATGGGGCTATAAGGCAGACGAGATGATTTATGACAACTCACCTAAGTTTATAAAATTTGCGTTAGGTGAAAATGTTAAGCAATCTCGTTATCAATATGGAGTTCGTTTTCCGCAAACTCGAATGGGTGTTGAACAAGTTTTTGAAGATTACTTCTCAAGAGCTAGAGAATATGCTAATTCTAAAGGTAAAAGTGATTTCAGGTATGATGAAGAGATGGAAGTGCTTTTAGAAATTTTAGAAAGCGAGCGTTTTGTTTCATGTCACTCCTACGTACAGAGCGAGATAAATATGTTAATGAAAGTTGCAGAGAAGCACGGTTTCCGTATCAACACATTTACACACATTTTAGAAGGTTATAAAGTGGCTGATAAAATGGCAGAGCATGGTGCAGGTGGTTCTACATTTAGCGACTGGTGGGCATACAAATATGAAGTTAATGACGCCATACCTTATAATGGTGCCATCATGCACTCGCAAGGTGTTCTTACAGCATTCAATTCTGACGATGCTGAAATGTCAAGACGTTTGAATCAAGAAGCTGCCAAAGCGGTGAAGTACGGTGGTGTAAGTGAAGAAGAAGCATGGAAATTTGTTACTCTTAACCCAGCAAAGCTTTTACATATTGATGACCGTACAGGAAGTATCAAGAAAGGAAAAGATGCTGATTTAGTGCTTTGGAATACTAATCCGTTGAGTGTTACCGCAAAGCCAGAAATCACCATGATAGATGGAATTGTATTTTTTGAGCTGGTACGTGACTTACGCTTTCGCGAAAGCATAAAAAAAGAAAGACAACAATTGGTAAATGAAATGATCCTTGCAAAGAACAAAGGAATGAAAACGCAAACACCGAAGAAAAAAGACAAAGGTCTGTATGAATGCGAAACAATCCACTGGTAA
- a CDS encoding DUF3810 domain-containing protein, with protein sequence MRKNRLLLIAIGLFFLQILFYYSLRYFPATVESLYSTGIYPYIAKAMRFGLGWIPFSFGDIVYSVSIIMIIRWLWLSNRDLISLSRKRYTQLFLSLNIIIALFHCMWGFNYYREPLHEVLDLDNEYTTEELETVVRQLIYTSNKLHDQLQPVDSLPVVFERSQSELFELAPQGFENIDHIYPALSYGNASIKKSLLTIPLSYMGYSGYLNPLTGEAHTNAWINNYKTPVLTLHEMSHQLGFAKENEANFIAIIAGMNHDDLYFQYSASIFALRYCINDLYRRDLEKYENIRPLIKDGIFKNYKELRDFWKQYEGVIEDVSQVTYNAYLKANNQPGGMETYSYVVALLVNYYK encoded by the coding sequence ATGCGTAAAAATCGATTACTGCTTATCGCCATTGGTTTATTTTTTCTTCAAATCTTGTTTTATTATAGTTTGCGATATTTTCCTGCGACAGTAGAATCGTTATACAGCACTGGAATTTATCCTTATATCGCAAAAGCGATGCGGTTTGGTCTTGGTTGGATTCCGTTCTCGTTTGGTGATATCGTTTATTCGGTTTCTATCATCATGATCATAAGATGGTTGTGGTTGAGTAATAGGGATTTGATCTCGCTTTCGCGAAAGCGTTACACACAACTATTTCTTTCCTTAAATATAATTATTGCCCTTTTTCACTGCATGTGGGGTTTTAATTATTATCGTGAACCATTGCATGAAGTTCTTGATTTAGATAATGAGTATACCACCGAAGAACTGGAAACCGTAGTTCGTCAACTGATTTATACTTCAAATAAATTGCATGATCAACTACAGCCGGTGGATTCTTTGCCAGTTGTTTTTGAGCGTTCTCAATCAGAGCTTTTTGAACTCGCACCACAAGGATTTGAAAATATTGATCACATTTATCCAGCATTGAGTTATGGAAATGCGAGTATCAAAAAATCCTTACTTACCATACCGTTATCCTACATGGGATATAGCGGTTATTTGAATCCGCTGACTGGTGAGGCGCATACTAACGCTTGGATCAATAATTACAAAACACCAGTTCTTACCTTACATGAAATGTCGCATCAGTTGGGTTTTGCAAAAGAAAATGAGGCCAATTTTATTGCCATCATTGCAGGAATGAATCATGACGATCTATATTTTCAGTATAGTGCGTCCATTTTTGCACTGCGCTATTGTATTAATGATTTGTACCGACGTGATCTTGAAAAGTATGAAAACATTAGACCATTAATCAAGGATGGTATTTTTAAAAATTATAAAGAACTAAGAGATTTCTGGAAGCAATATGAAGGTGTTATTGAAGATGTTTCTCAAGTCACTTATAACGCTTATCTCAAAGCAAACAATCAACCTGGCGGAATGGAAACTTATAGTTATGTGGTAGCCTTGTTAGTGAATTATTATAAGTAG
- a CDS encoding GlmU family protein, producing MNFILSDFNKHTTLLPFTYTRPTCELRCGILTLREKWEKLLGEKVSFQTEEYLQAKYPLVETDDNIVIAGNVFATAALCKAIKNLKPEQKLLAGNEIIAYRVKELHTPTIELEQVLFLEEEVDAIDFTWDIFAKNGKALEADFDLITAGRKSQPIPDSVNYINEDRIFIEEGAQLQFATLNASTGSIYIGKDAEVMEGSIIRGAFALCDHSSTKLGTKVYGPTTVGPHSKIGGEVSNSVIFGFSNKGHEGFLGNSVLGEWCNLGADTNTSNLKNNYAEVKLWSYETGRFAKTGLQFCGLMMGDHSKCGINTMFNTGTVIGVSANIYGAGYPRNFIPSFNWGGPQGNMTYKTNKAYEVADVVMKRRGLSLEQMDIDILDHIFEATTKYRKD from the coding sequence ATGAACTTCATCCTATCAGACTTTAATAAACACACCACTTTATTACCATTTACATATACACGACCTACTTGTGAGCTGCGTTGTGGAATCTTAACACTACGAGAGAAATGGGAAAAACTTCTAGGTGAAAAAGTAAGCTTTCAAACAGAAGAATACCTGCAGGCTAAATATCCTTTGGTGGAAACTGATGATAATATCGTTATTGCAGGAAATGTTTTTGCCACAGCTGCATTATGTAAAGCGATCAAGAATTTGAAACCAGAACAAAAATTGCTGGCTGGAAATGAGATCATCGCTTACCGCGTTAAAGAACTGCATACGCCTACCATAGAACTAGAGCAAGTTCTTTTCTTAGAAGAAGAAGTGGATGCTATAGACTTTACCTGGGATATTTTTGCAAAAAATGGTAAAGCCCTAGAAGCCGATTTTGATTTGATCACCGCAGGAAGAAAAAGTCAACCTATTCCTGATTCTGTAAATTATATAAATGAGGACCGCATTTTTATAGAAGAAGGAGCACAACTTCAATTTGCTACTTTAAATGCGTCTACAGGTTCTATATATATAGGTAAAGATGCCGAAGTGATGGAAGGATCTATCATACGCGGTGCTTTTGCACTTTGTGATCATAGTTCTACTAAACTAGGAACTAAAGTTTATGGGCCGACTACCGTAGGGCCACATTCGAAAATAGGCGGTGAAGTTAGCAACTCTGTTATTTTTGGCTTTTCTAATAAAGGACATGAAGGTTTTCTAGGAAATTCAGTTCTTGGAGAATGGTGCAATCTAGGAGCAGATACGAATACGAGTAACCTAAAAAACAACTATGCCGAAGTAAAGTTATGGAGCTATGAAACAGGCCGTTTTGCCAAAACTGGCTTACAGTTTTGTGGTTTGATGATGGGCGATCATTCTAAATGTGGAATCAACACCATGTTCAACACAGGAACGGTGATAGGAGTAAGTGCTAATATTTACGGCGCTGGCTATCCTCGTAATTTTATCCCATCATTCAATTGGGGTGGACCACAAGGTAATATGACCTATAAGACTAATAAAGCCTATGAGGTTGCCGATGTCGTTATGAAAAGACGTGGTTTATCACTTGAACAAATGGACATCGATATTCTAGATCATATTTTTGAGGCGACCACAAAGTACCGCAAAGATTAA
- a CDS encoding zinc-dependent metalloprotease, whose amino-acid sequence MKSFYHIFLLFLLVSAFAKAQSTTSSQPFTGYYDFTYNEDKGTILLEVKDLNKEFLYVHSLTSGVGSNDLGLDRGQLGDGVVVKWIKSGNKLLLMQPNLNYRASSTNPDEKASIEQAFARSVLFGFEIKEKKNGNFIIDLTPFLMQDAHGVAKRLKDRKQGAYKLDKSRSVLWMENTKSFPKNTEFEAMLTFTGTPTGREVRSVAPDASSITVIQHHSFVELPDSNYEPRVFHPRSGSFYRSYMDYSAPVYEPIQKRFITRHRLEKKNLQAAVSEPVEPIIYYLDRGTPEPVRSALLEGASWWNQAFESAGYSNAFQVKMLPEDADPMDVRYNIIQWVHRSTRGWSYGGSVVDPRTGEIIKGHVSLGSLRIRQDFMIAQGLLKEPFNENDDNHDAMMEMALARIRQLGAHEVGHTLGFAHNFAASTENRTSVMDYPHPKYDIIDGEISLKDAYAEGIGSWDDLTVQYSYGLPNKNQTEAEYLASILKKATAAQHKFISDSDARAAGGANASAHLWDNGENPAEELKHILNVRQIAMNQFSIHNIKSGEPLSVLEDVFVPVYFAHRYQVEATVKLIGGVAYEYETKDGTNAEFKNVATVNQKEALRAILKTIDPANLKIPKNVLDLFPPRAYGYGRTRESFKSKTGVTFDALTAAATSVDMTFDLLFHPHRMNRIATQNALHKQNNADSDSAAMTLDVILSQISDQVFMDRNTNDSYGTAIIQSNQELFLNHLMNLIASSRTIVQVKAAARYQLDEIENDLSKRKAFDKELLSQIQHFNAHPELFKVKPLPSIPDGSPIGCGVSGS is encoded by the coding sequence ATGAAAAGTTTCTATCACATTTTTTTGTTGTTTTTGTTGGTTTCCGCTTTTGCGAAAGCGCAATCCACAACATCATCTCAACCATTTACAGGCTATTACGATTTTACCTATAATGAAGATAAAGGAACTATACTTCTAGAGGTCAAAGACTTGAATAAAGAATTTCTTTATGTCCACTCTTTAACTAGTGGTGTAGGATCTAACGATTTAGGATTAGATCGAGGACAATTAGGTGATGGAGTAGTAGTCAAATGGATCAAAAGTGGGAATAAGTTATTATTAATGCAACCTAATTTAAACTATCGTGCCAGTTCTACAAATCCAGACGAAAAAGCCTCTATAGAACAAGCTTTCGCACGATCAGTATTATTCGGTTTTGAGATAAAAGAAAAGAAAAACGGTAATTTCATAATCGATTTGACTCCATTCTTGATGCAAGATGCTCACGGAGTTGCAAAACGCTTAAAAGACCGCAAACAAGGTGCTTATAAATTAGATAAATCTCGCAGCGTTTTATGGATGGAAAACACCAAGAGTTTTCCTAAAAACACCGAGTTTGAAGCCATGCTTACGTTTACAGGAACACCTACTGGTAGAGAAGTACGCAGTGTTGCACCAGATGCTAGTAGTATCACGGTTATTCAGCACCATAGTTTTGTGGAGTTGCCAGATAGTAATTATGAACCAAGAGTATTTCATCCTCGTAGTGGATCGTTTTATAGAAGTTATATGGATTACAGCGCACCAGTTTATGAGCCGATTCAAAAGCGATTTATTACACGCCATAGATTAGAAAAGAAAAATCTGCAAGCTGCCGTAAGCGAGCCTGTAGAACCTATTATTTATTACCTAGATCGTGGCACACCAGAACCAGTAAGAAGTGCTTTATTAGAAGGTGCAAGCTGGTGGAATCAAGCTTTTGAGTCGGCTGGATATTCTAATGCATTTCAAGTAAAAATGCTACCAGAAGATGCCGATCCTATGGATGTGCGTTACAATATCATTCAATGGGTACATCGCAGTACGCGAGGCTGGAGTTATGGCGGTAGCGTGGTAGATCCACGAACTGGTGAGATTATTAAAGGTCACGTAAGTTTAGGAAGTTTGCGCATCCGCCAGGATTTTATGATTGCACAAGGGTTGTTAAAAGAACCATTTAATGAAAATGATGATAATCATGATGCGATGATGGAAATGGCGCTAGCAAGAATCAGACAACTAGGAGCTCATGAAGTAGGTCATACACTAGGTTTTGCTCATAATTTTGCCGCAAGTACTGAGAACCGCACAAGTGTAATGGATTATCCGCATCCTAAGTATGATATTATAGATGGTGAAATTTCTTTAAAAGATGCTTATGCTGAAGGAATCGGAAGCTGGGATGATTTGACCGTTCAATATTCCTATGGATTGCCTAATAAAAATCAAACTGAAGCCGAATATTTAGCATCCATCCTGAAAAAAGCTACTGCCGCCCAGCATAAATTTATTTCAGATAGTGATGCAAGAGCTGCAGGTGGCGCAAATGCTAGTGCGCATTTGTGGGATAATGGCGAAAATCCGGCAGAAGAATTAAAACATATATTGAACGTAAGACAGATTGCTATGAATCAATTCTCGATTCATAATATCAAGTCTGGTGAACCTTTGAGTGTTTTAGAAGATGTTTTTGTACCAGTTTATTTTGCCCATCGCTATCAAGTAGAAGCAACGGTAAAATTGATAGGTGGAGTAGCGTATGAGTATGAAACAAAAGATGGAACAAATGCTGAGTTTAAAAATGTAGCCACTGTAAATCAAAAAGAAGCTTTGCGCGCAATTTTAAAAACCATCGATCCGGCGAATTTAAAAATCCCTAAAAATGTGTTGGACCTATTTCCACCACGAGCTTATGGTTATGGTAGAACTAGAGAAAGTTTCAAATCAAAAACCGGTGTTACATTTGATGCATTAACAGCGGCTGCAACTAGCGTGGATATGACTTTTGATTTATTGTTTCATCCGCATCGTATGAATAGAATCGCTACTCAAAATGCTTTACATAAACAAAATAATGCCGATTCTGATAGTGCTGCAATGACACTAGACGTAATTCTTTCTCAGATATCTGATCAAGTATTTATGGACAGAAATACTAACGATTCGTACGGAACTGCGATTATTCAAAGTAACCAAGAATTATTTTTAAATCACCTTATGAATTTAATCGCTAGCTCTAGAACTATCGTTCAAGTTAAAGCTGCTGCAAGATATCAACTGGATGAAATAGAAAACGATTTAAGTAAAAGAAAAGCGTTTGACAAAGAACTCTTATCTCAAATACAACACTTCAATGCACATCCAGAATTATTTAAAGTGAAGCCTTTGCCTAGTATTCCTGATGGAAGTCCTATTGGCTGTGGAGTTTCTGGAAGCTAA
- a CDS encoding PLP-dependent aminotransferase family protein, giving the protein MTQKAKIVSFLKQVLNHQPAGWVDITTHRLDIYNEKLAKTQFLEYFENLYKDDVADAAALENLPTAYDYIRLGHPLSCVLEWAIAKQHGIDAENVISFASQTVPVLAVLRANLFHKKKTQINYLGELPESFNDQLIKEIYGYHFELNQVSNISEIKAFNGSTIFIAKKDKIDTVEMNPNVDFSISLHGRLGSILVINGEDNNDYVADIQHVRRRETVAMTPADSLTALHEFVGESIGVVDSNLENNKASVLESIKEITGTQITPLVGSSGLSVQYAIMMGLIHDAQENHHGKAIKFVVPPNCYGGTNDQARRVAACLDHIEIVDLPVDGENDMVQSIDRVLENIAQQDAIPYIIAEIPTNPRVEVPDLVKLKEVLSKERKTANGETAIDPVFILDQTFCPNVHFLGENKMLSTVRTIAYASGSKFPSGGRCTAGYCVGNNKTQRLMDKISLHLELCDNEATQLQYEILAEQLPSMNQRIADAYKNTREFVSFIEETLPSAKINFVSEELASEGFTPSVFSMDLPTQGATEEEKERYKRELNLKLINLMITEIPDESKFCVSYGQLKGCYWTIPATSTQGTTKEGDKDYIVRASLSPDLDLEKHKEVFQDFVNSI; this is encoded by the coding sequence ATGACACAAAAAGCAAAGATTGTAAGTTTCTTAAAACAAGTATTAAATCATCAACCAGCTGGCTGGGTAGATATTACCACACATAGACTGGATATTTATAATGAAAAACTGGCCAAAACTCAGTTCCTAGAGTATTTTGAAAACCTATACAAGGACGATGTTGCAGATGCTGCTGCTTTAGAGAACTTACCTACGGCTTATGATTATATTAGATTAGGTCATCCGCTTTCTTGTGTGTTAGAATGGGCAATAGCAAAGCAACATGGCATTGATGCAGAGAATGTTATTAGTTTTGCTTCACAAACAGTTCCAGTTCTAGCGGTGTTGAGAGCAAACTTATTTCATAAGAAAAAGACCCAAATTAATTATTTAGGTGAATTACCTGAATCTTTTAACGATCAATTGATTAAAGAAATTTATGGTTACCATTTTGAATTGAATCAAGTTTCTAATATTTCTGAGATAAAAGCCTTTAATGGTAGTACAATTTTCATCGCTAAAAAAGATAAAATTGATACGGTAGAAATGAATCCCAACGTAGATTTTTCCATCAGTTTGCATGGCCGTTTAGGAAGTATTCTTGTCATTAATGGTGAAGATAATAACGATTACGTTGCCGATATACAGCATGTGCGTAGAAGAGAAACTGTTGCCATGACTCCAGCCGACTCCCTAACTGCATTGCACGAATTTGTTGGTGAATCTATTGGTGTTGTTGATAGTAATTTAGAGAATAACAAAGCAAGTGTTTTAGAATCCATTAAGGAAATTACAGGAACTCAAATCACTCCATTAGTAGGTTCTAGTGGATTGTCTGTTCAATACGCGATCATGATGGGACTGATTCATGATGCACAAGAAAACCATCATGGTAAAGCTATTAAATTTGTTGTTCCACCTAATTGTTATGGAGGTACAAACGATCAAGCTAGACGCGTAGCTGCTTGCTTAGATCATATAGAAATTGTAGACCTTCCTGTAGATGGTGAAAATGATATGGTGCAAAGTATTGATCGTGTTTTAGAAAATATCGCACAGCAAGACGCCATACCTTATATCATTGCAGAGATACCAACTAATCCACGTGTGGAAGTTCCAGATCTTGTTAAATTGAAAGAAGTTCTTAGTAAAGAACGTAAAACAGCAAATGGGGAGACCGCTATCGATCCAGTTTTTATTCTCGATCAGACTTTTTGTCCCAACGTTCACTTCTTAGGAGAAAACAAGATGCTTAGCACAGTAAGAACTATTGCTTATGCTAGTGGATCTAAATTCCCTAGTGGTGGCCGTTGTACCGCTGGTTATTGCGTAGGAAACAATAAAACACAACGATTGATGGATAAAATTTCCTTGCATCTAGAACTTTGCGATAATGAAGCGACACAACTTCAATATGAAATCCTTGCTGAGCAATTGCCATCTATGAATCAGCGCATTGCAGATGCGTACAAAAACACACGTGAATTTGTAAGCTTTATCGAGGAAACACTGCCTAGTGCCAAAATCAATTTTGTATCAGAAGAGCTTGCCAGTGAAGGTTTTACTCCTTCTGTATTCTCAATGGATTTACCTACTCAAGGAGCGACTGAGGAAGAAAAGGAACGATATAAAAGAGAGTTAAATCTTAAATTGATCAACTTAATGATCACCGAAATTCCTGATGAAAGTAAATTTTGTGTGAGCTACGGGCAATTGAAAGGCTGCTACTGGACTATTCCAGCGACATCCACTCAAGGAACCACAAAGGAAGGCGATAAAGATTACATTGTTCGTGCTTCTCTTTCTCCAGATCTTGATTTAGAGAAACACAAAGAAGTTTTTCAAGACTTTGTAAATAGTATTTAA
- a CDS encoding carboxypeptidase-like regulatory domain-containing protein: MSTTIFGQDISRTKVDGKIIVEGSDIYGITIYNTNSKQGTLTDAKGAFTIEVALNDLIEVRAIEYKNFDLRINQAQIDSKKLFVFLIEEIEKLDEVVIVSANKLTGDLKQDVTRSKPYVLNSNAAYFGVKKDIKDFGGNNKEQIEEIGVQSQSMQVVNSLNLTNVVDQLLIPLFRSEVQDKKSAGVPEVPAKSIKYYLGSSFLVNNFNIPEHRVEEFIRYVESKSFDFNLLNYGNELEFLALLDKKSKEFLKTKTKKE, translated from the coding sequence ATGAGTACAACCATTTTTGGTCAAGATATTTCCAGAACAAAGGTCGATGGTAAAATTATTGTAGAAGGAAGCGATATTTATGGGATCACCATTTACAATACCAATTCTAAACAGGGAACATTAACCGATGCAAAAGGAGCCTTTACTATAGAAGTTGCTTTGAATGACTTGATTGAAGTGAGAGCCATTGAATATAAAAACTTTGATTTACGTATAAATCAAGCACAAATAGATTCTAAAAAGTTATTTGTATTCTTAATTGAAGAAATTGAAAAACTAGACGAGGTAGTCATCGTTTCGGCCAACAAATTGACTGGAGACTTAAAACAAGATGTAACTAGATCCAAGCCTTATGTTTTAAATTCCAACGCAGCTTACTTTGGAGTAAAGAAAGATATCAAAGACTTTGGTGGAAATAACAAAGAACAAATTGAAGAAATAGGTGTGCAATCTCAATCGATGCAAGTTGTTAATAGTTTGAACTTAACGAATGTTGTAGATCAATTGTTGATACCTCTTTTTAGATCTGAAGTTCAAGATAAAAAATCTGCTGGTGTACCAGAAGTACCAGCTAAATCTATTAAATATTACTTAGGTTCTTCATTTCTGGTAAATAATTTCAATATACCAGAGCATCGAGTAGAGGAATTTATTCGTTATGTGGAATCAAAAAGTTTTGATTTCAACCTTTTAAATTATGGGAATGAACTGGAGTTTCTTGCGTTACTAGATAAAAAGAGTAAAGAATTTTTAAAGACTAAAACAAAGAAAGAATAA
- a CDS encoding DUF6624 domain-containing protein has translation MTIFLMYHQDVIEEIIALKTADLALRDRLVKEGKLFEGYHKAMEELHISNAHRLNEIIDQYGFPILEKIGKEASQAAWLVVQHAISLPSFMKRYQELLMKVESPSQISKEQLAYLSDRIAVFEEQPQLFCTQFDWDANGLLSPQKYDDLSTVNKRRNHLGWNTVEEQTQIIRAQAVNENNHCPNNLESRQQEMKLWKYKVGWLRKS, from the coding sequence ATGACTATTTTTTTAATGTACCATCAAGATGTAATTGAAGAGATTATTGCACTCAAAACAGCAGATTTAGCTTTGCGAGATCGGCTAGTAAAAGAAGGAAAGTTATTTGAAGGCTACCATAAAGCAATGGAAGAGCTGCATATTTCTAATGCTCATAGGCTCAACGAGATTATTGATCAATATGGATTTCCAATCCTCGAAAAAATAGGTAAGGAAGCTAGTCAAGCTGCATGGCTAGTGGTACAGCACGCCATAAGTTTACCTAGTTTTATGAAAAGGTATCAAGAGTTGCTGATGAAAGTGGAAAGTCCTAGTCAAATATCGAAAGAGCAATTAGCTTATTTAAGCGATAGAATAGCCGTTTTTGAGGAACAACCACAACTATTCTGTACTCAGTTTGATTGGGACGCCAACGGTCTTTTGAGTCCGCAAAAATATGATGATCTATCAACGGTAAACAAGAGAAGGAACCATTTAGGATGGAACACTGTAGAAGAGCAAACTCAAATCATAAGAGCACAAGCCGTAAATGAAAACAACCATTGCCCTAATAACCTTGAATCGCGTCAGCAAGAGATGAAATTATGGAAATATAAGGTAGGATGGTTGAGAAAGTCTTAG